In the genome of Rhodoplanes sp. Z2-YC6860, one region contains:
- a CDS encoding cupin domain-containing protein — translation MTNALTKTLTALALAAMLAPVASRAAELDPKAVVFQLPDQIKWSPVNAAGAQQAVLFGDPSKPGLYGVLNKWTAGNHFSKPHFHPNDRFITVISGTWWVGSGPTWDPEHSSVPMPAGSFVTHYGKQVHWDGAKDTDAVLLIVGMGPATSTPYTSPEQLKAEQSK, via the coding sequence ATGACGAATGCTTTGACGAAAACACTGACCGCGCTTGCGCTCGCGGCGATGCTGGCGCCGGTCGCGTCGCGCGCTGCCGAGCTTGATCCGAAAGCGGTGGTCTTTCAGTTGCCCGATCAGATCAAGTGGAGTCCGGTGAATGCCGCCGGCGCCCAGCAGGCGGTGCTGTTCGGCGATCCGAGCAAGCCCGGCCTCTATGGTGTGCTCAACAAATGGACGGCAGGAAACCACTTCAGCAAGCCGCATTTCCATCCCAACGACCGCTTCATCACCGTGATCTCCGGAACCTGGTGGGTCGGCAGCGGGCCCACATGGGATCCGGAACACAGCAGCGTGCCGATGCCCGCCGGTTCGTTCGTCACCCACTACGGCAAGCAGGTCCACTGGGACGGCGCCAAGGATACCGATGCGGTGCTGCTGATCGTCGGCATGGGTCCGGCGACCTCGACGCCTTACACGAGCCCGGAACAGCTCAAGGCCGAGCAATCCAAATAA